One genomic window of Panicum hallii strain FIL2 chromosome 6, PHallii_v3.1, whole genome shotgun sequence includes the following:
- the LOC112897185 gene encoding DNA-directed RNA polymerase II subunit RPB1-like, with the protein MAVRASSTGLVVLCLTSLLLVPSLADDTSGSHGAGRKMTPGMVAEEKDPPMYTPTVPSYTPTVPTYRPTVPSYTPNVPTYRPTVPSYTPNVPTYRPTVPSYRPPTYRPPTYTPPMYGTPP; encoded by the exons ATGGCTGTCAGGGCAAGCAGCACAGGCTTGGTGGTGCTGTGCTTGACCTCtcttctccttgtgccatcACTTGCTGATGATACCTCCGGATCCCATG GTGCTGGGAGGAAGATGACGCCAGGAATGGTGGCCGAGGAGAAGGATCCACCAATGTACACGCCCACCGTACCATCGTACACACCTACCGTACCAACATACAGGCCCACCGTACCATCATACACTCCTAACGTGCCAACATACAGGCCCACCGTACCATCATACACTCCTAACGTGCCAACGTACAGGCCCACCGTTCCATCATACAGGCCACCAACATACAGGCCACCGACATACACGCCGCCGATGTACGGCACACCGCCGTGA